The proteins below are encoded in one region of Micromonospora sp. DSM 45708:
- a CDS encoding trypsin-like serine peptidase, protein MSRRLLSGLALITALSAMTLTTAGAAQAKPDTSHKGVVGVVAQLSPEVARTARGTGVDARAAALAAYWTPDRMRAALPESEIPAVKNARPGQITGAAARPQGAAGSVAPAPPVTTPRADLPDMGTNAYDPAYPVGHPTARTTGKVFFTLSGLNYVCSAAVVNTEGKSSVWSAGHCMTGNLQWATNWAFVPNYVNGSAPYGYWYATGLWTTSAWYNNNGDFANDVGSAVIGRVNGWRITDYLGGQGITWNQAVGQYDYAFGYPQASPFNGQTLWAENGPTYDGGGGTIYMTNYMTGGSSGGPWLMSFDGNWGYINGHNDFKYNNLPQYMYSPYYGNQVGNLYNTVRNISS, encoded by the coding sequence ATGTCCCGGAGACTGCTGAGCGGCCTCGCGCTGATCACCGCGTTGTCCGCGATGACGCTCACCACCGCAGGCGCCGCCCAGGCAAAGCCCGACACATCCCACAAGGGCGTCGTCGGCGTCGTCGCGCAACTGAGCCCCGAGGTCGCCCGCACCGCTCGCGGCACCGGCGTCGACGCCCGCGCCGCCGCGCTGGCCGCCTACTGGACCCCGGATCGGATGCGCGCGGCGCTGCCGGAGAGCGAGATCCCGGCGGTGAAGAACGCTCGCCCCGGCCAGATCACCGGCGCTGCGGCCCGCCCGCAGGGCGCGGCGGGCAGCGTGGCGCCGGCTCCGCCCGTGACCACGCCCCGAGCTGACCTGCCCGACATGGGCACCAACGCCTACGACCCGGCATACCCGGTCGGGCACCCGACCGCCCGGACCACCGGCAAGGTCTTCTTCACGCTCAGCGGCCTCAACTACGTCTGCTCAGCCGCGGTCGTGAACACCGAGGGCAAGTCCTCGGTGTGGAGCGCCGGACACTGCATGACCGGCAACCTCCAGTGGGCCACGAACTGGGCCTTCGTCCCGAACTACGTCAACGGCTCGGCGCCGTACGGCTACTGGTACGCCACGGGGCTCTGGACCACCAGCGCCTGGTACAACAACAACGGCGATTTCGCCAACGACGTCGGCTCGGCGGTCATCGGCCGGGTCAACGGCTGGCGGATCACCGACTACCTCGGCGGCCAGGGCATCACCTGGAACCAGGCGGTCGGCCAGTACGACTACGCCTTCGGATACCCGCAGGCCTCCCCGTTCAACGGGCAGACCCTCTGGGCCGAGAACGGCCCGACCTACGACGGTGGCGGCGGCACCATCTACATGACGAACTACATGACCGGTGGTTCTTCGGGCGGCCCCTGGCTCATGTCGTTCGACGGCAACTGGGGCTACATCAACGGACACAACGACTTCAAGTACAACAACCTCCCGCAGTACATGTATTCGCCGTACTACGGCAACCAGGTGGGGAACCTCTACAACACGGTTCGCAACATCTCCTCCTGA
- a CDS encoding DUF899 domain-containing protein, with protein sequence MSGPQIVSREDWLRARIELLAKEKALTDARDEVSAARRALPMTPVEKDYRFRSASGEKSLLDLFEGRRQLITYHFMFDPSWDEGCVSCSFLVDNVAHLGHLHSRDTSFAAVSRAPVEKIEKFKARMGWTIPWVSSFGTDFNYDFKVTVDESVAPIEYNYKDKATLEREGLTHHMSGEQHGLSVFFQDDSKVFHTYSTYGRGPDIVLGTYNYLDFTPLGRQEVGTGIMLFKHHDKYESAADGPSCH encoded by the coding sequence ATGAGTGGTCCGCAGATCGTGTCCCGTGAGGACTGGCTGCGCGCGCGAATAGAGTTGCTCGCCAAGGAGAAGGCGCTCACCGACGCACGGGACGAAGTCTCGGCAGCTCGGCGGGCCCTGCCGATGACGCCGGTCGAGAAGGACTACCGGTTTCGGTCCGCGTCGGGTGAGAAGAGTCTGCTCGACCTGTTCGAAGGGCGCCGGCAGCTCATCACGTACCACTTCATGTTCGATCCGAGCTGGGACGAGGGCTGCGTGAGCTGTTCGTTCCTCGTCGACAACGTGGCGCACCTCGGGCATCTGCATTCCCGCGACACGTCGTTCGCGGCCGTTTCCCGGGCGCCGGTGGAGAAGATCGAGAAGTTCAAGGCGCGAATGGGCTGGACGATCCCGTGGGTGTCCTCCTTCGGAACCGACTTCAACTACGACTTCAAGGTCACCGTGGACGAGTCCGTCGCCCCGATTGAGTACAACTACAAAGACAAGGCGACGCTGGAGCGCGAGGGCCTGACCCACCACATGAGCGGTGAGCAGCACGGGCTGAGCGTCTTCTTCCAGGACGACTCGAAGGTCTTCCACACCTATTCCACGTACGGGCGAGGGCCGGACATCGTGCTCGGCACGTACAACTACCTCGACTTCACGCCGCTGGGCCGGCAGGAGGTCGGAACCGGGATCATGCTGTTCAAGCACCATGACAAGTACGAGTCAGCGGCGGACGGGCCCAGCTGTCACTGA
- a CDS encoding helix-turn-helix domain-containing protein, giving the protein MRALRAAARHGSITAAAAALGRTRPALSRRIARLERQLGTPLLVRTPRSCVPTDAGRLLVDAAARAAASWTPRPR; this is encoded by the coding sequence CTGCGCGCGCTGCGAGCGGCGGCGCGGCACGGGTCGATCACAGCGGCGGCAGCGGCGCTCGGCCGGACCCGGCCCGCCCTGTCCCGACGGATCGCCCGCCTGGAGCGACAGCTCGGCACACCGCTGCTCGTGCGGACCCCGCGGAGCTGCGTGCCGACCGACGCCGGCCGGCTCCTGGTGGACGCCGCCGCCCGGGCTGCCGCCTCCTGGACGCCACGACCGCGCTGA